One window of the Pelobates fuscus isolate aPelFus1 chromosome 12, aPelFus1.pri, whole genome shotgun sequence genome contains the following:
- the INS gene encoding insulin has protein sequence MALWIQCLPLAILLSVLVPNTNAFATQHLCGSHLVDALYMVCGEKGFFYYPKSRRDLEEPSVNGLQDNNLDGLKEFQKRGIVEQCCQSTCSLYTLESYCNQ, from the exons ATGGCCTTGTGGATTCAGTGTCTCCCTCTGGCAATCCTGCTCAGTGTGTTGGTACCAAACACCAATGCTTTTGCCACTCAGCACCTGTGTGGATCCCACCTTGTAGATGCCCTGTACATGGTATGTGGGGAGAAAGGTTTCTTCTACTATCCAAAGAGCAGACGAGACCTTGAAGAACCCTCGG TGAATGGACTCCAGGACAACAATCTGGACGGGCTGAAGGAGTTCCAGAAGAGAGGCATCGTAGAACAGTGCTGCCAAAGCACCTGCTCTCTGTACACTCTGGAGAGTTACTGTAACCAATAG